A stretch of Lathyrus oleraceus cultivar Zhongwan6 chromosome 6, CAAS_Psat_ZW6_1.0, whole genome shotgun sequence DNA encodes these proteins:
- the LOC127093220 gene encoding probable WRKY transcription factor 21 → MEEVEQASRTAVESCHRVLSMLSQPRDQVHHKNLMVETGEAVNRFKKVVSLLHNGMGHARVRKFRNPKQVPFPQNVFLDNPVCKKPNNHRTKKVHFGQTTYPENSVQELGLTVRNPNPNPNPNPNTSLELSSNGKSPLPLAQQAASTHYPFFQHQQQQRLMMQQQQHQQQQQMKHQAEMMFRRNNINSVNLNFDNTTSGTLTMSSTRSFISSLSIDASVANLDGSSFHLVGAPISSDQNSQQHKRKCSARGDEGNLKCGSSSKCHCSKKRKHRVKRSIKVPAISNKLADIPPDDYSWRKYGQKPIKGSPHPRGYYKCSSMRGCPARKHVERCLEEPTMLIVTYEGEHNHPKVPTQSANA, encoded by the exons ATGGAGGAAGTTGAACAAGCTAGTAGAACAGCTGTTGAAAGCTGTCATAGAGTTCTGAGTATGTTATCTCAACCAAGAGATCAAGTTCATCATAAGAATTTAATGGTGGAAACTGGTGAAGCTGTGAATAGGTTCAAGAAAGTTGTGTCTTTGCTTCATAATGGAATGGGTCATGCAAGAGTTAGGAAGTTTAGGAATCCGAAACAAGTTCCTTTTCCTCAAAATGTTTTCTTAGACAATCCCGTTTGCAAGAAACCGAACAATCATCGCACCAAAAAAGTTCACTTTGGTCAAACTACTTATCCTGAGAATTCGGTTCAGGAACTCGGATTGACCGTGAGAAATCCAAATCCAAATCCAAATCCAAATCCAAACACTTCTTTGGAATTGAGCTCTAATGGGAAGAGTCCTCTTCCCCTTGCTCAACAAGCTGCGTCGACTCACTATCCGTTCTTTCAGCATCAGCAGCAACAGAGGTTAATGATGCAGCAGCAACAGCACCAGCAGCAGCAGCAAATGAAGCATCAAGCGGAAATGATGTTTCGACGGAACAACATTAACAGCGTAAACCTTAATTTTGACAACACTACTAGTGGCACGCTGACAATGTCGTCTACTAGGTCTTTCATTTCGTCGTTGAGCATAGACGCAAGTGTTGCTAACTTGGATGGAAGTTCCTTCCATTTAGTGGGAGCTCCAATCTCTTCGGATCAGAATTCACAGCAGCACAAGAGAAAATGTTCTGCTAGAGGCGATGAGGGAAATCTGAAATGTGGCAGCAGTTCGAAATGCCATTGCTCAAAGAAGAG GAAGCATAGAGTGAAGAGATCAATCAAGGTGCCTGCTATCAGCAACAAACTTGCCGATATCCCTCCTGATGATTACTCGTGGAGGAAGTACGGGCAGAAGCCGATCAAGGGCTCTCCTCACCCTAG GGGATATTACAAGTGCAGCAGCATGAGAGGATGCCCGGCTAGGAAGCATGTCGAGAGGTGTTTGGAAGAGCCGACTATGCTAATTGTTACCTATGAAGGTGAGCATAATCATCCCAAGGTACCAACACAATCTGCAAATGCATGA